One window of the Perca flavescens isolate YP-PL-M2 chromosome 16, PFLA_1.0, whole genome shotgun sequence genome contains the following:
- the tmem38b gene encoding trimeric intracellular cation channel type B, with product MDLFGVLHLDELSHGLANLSMFPYFDMAHYIVSIMALREQPGVLEVSRVSPLACWFSSMLFCFGGGVLSAIMLAEPAVAPLSNSTSVLLASITWYLVFYCPRDLVYCCAALLPLRLVLSGMKEVTRTWKVLGGVTQAHSKYKDSLMVMIAIGWAKGAGGGLISNFEQLVRGVWKPETNELLKMSYPTKITLIGAVLFALQQTHYLPLQKHHLMLIYTIFTVVNKSKMMLTGSSASPFAGIESAIYKTLFTGHSPYAALTSEEKKACINNGATNGTTSTATTGGNRVVGTNTLVSPVNGQSGLLKAKEESENAETTNCKKSK from the exons ATGGATTTGTTCGGGGTGTTGCATCTGGACGAGCTGTCCCACGGACTGGCAAACTTGTCAATGTTTCCATACTTTGACATGGCGCACTACATCGTGTCAATCATGGCTCTGAGGGAGCAGCCAG GTGTTCTTGAGGTTTCCAGAGTCAGCCCCTTAGCCTGCTGGTTCAGCTCCATGCTCTTCTGTTTTGGTGGAGGTGTGCTGTCTGCCATCATGCTGGCCGAGCCAGCTGTTGCACCTTTGTCCAACAGCACCAGTGTTCTGCTTGCTTCAATCACATG GTACCTAGTGTTTTACTGCCCCAGGGACCTGGTGTACTGTTGTGCTGCCCTGCTGCCTCTCAGGCTAGTGCTGTCAGGGATGAAGGAAGTGACCAGGACGTGGAAAGTGCTCGGAGGGGTTACCCAGGCACATAGTAAATACAAAGACAGTCTGATGGTTATGATTGCCATTGGATGGGCTAAAG GTGCTGGAGGTGGTCTGATAAGTAATTTTGAGCAGCTTGTTCGAGGCGTATGGAAACCAGAGACTAATGAGCTCCTCAAAATGTCTTA CCCCACCAAGATCACCCTGATAGGGGCGGTGCTGTTTGCTCTGCAGCAGACCCACTATCTGCCTCTCCAGAAGCACCACCTGATGCTCATCTACACCATATTCACTGTCGTCAACAAG TCAAAGATGATGCTGACAGGCTCCTCCGCCTCACCATTCGCTGGCATTGAGTCGGCCATCTATAAGACCCTTTTCACTGGCCACTCCCCTTATGCTGCCCTCACCAGCGAGGAAAAGAAAGCGTGCATCAATAACGGCGCAACCAACGGGACGACCTCAACTGCCACAACTGGTGGAAATAGAGTAGTGGGGACGAACACCCTGGTTTCTCCTGTCAACGGACAAAGTGGATTGCTCAAAGCCAAAGAGGAGTCAGAGAACGCAGAGACAACAAACTGCAAGAAGAGCAAATAG